One genomic region from Bacillus sp. 2205SS5-2 encodes:
- the gndA gene encoding NADP-dependent phosphogluconate dehydrogenase: MTTQQIGVIGLAVMGKNLAWNIESRGYTVSVYNRSSEKTEQMMAESQGKNIFAAPTIKEFVASLEKPRKILLMVKAGAATDATIDQLTPFLDQGDIIIDGGNTFFEDTIRRNKKLSNQGFHFIGTGVSGGEEGALTGPSIMPGGQKEAYDLVAPILKDIAAKVDGQPCTTYIGPDGAGHYVKMVHNGIEYGDMQLIAESYFLMKNVLGLSAQELHEVFSEWNKGELDSYLIEITADIFTKMDDETGQPLVDMILDKAGQKGTGKWTSQSALDLGVSLPIITESVFARFISAIKDERVKASKILSGPTPQAYEGDKQALIESVRKALYMSKICSYAQGFAQMKAASDEYDWNLSYGEIAMIFRGGCIIRAQFLQKIKEAYDREIQLPNLLLDPYFKEVAESYQSSLREVITVAVKNGVPVPSFSAALSYFDSYRSETLPANLIQAQRDYFGAHTYQRVDKEGIFHTEWMDD; encoded by the coding sequence ATGACTACACAACAAATTGGTGTGATTGGATTAGCGGTAATGGGGAAAAACCTTGCATGGAATATTGAGAGCAGAGGCTATACCGTTTCTGTCTATAATCGTTCAAGTGAAAAAACAGAGCAAATGATGGCGGAATCTCAAGGGAAAAATATTTTCGCAGCTCCAACCATTAAAGAATTTGTTGCTTCACTTGAAAAGCCTCGTAAAATCCTTTTAATGGTTAAAGCTGGAGCAGCAACGGATGCGACCATTGACCAGCTAACACCTTTTTTAGATCAAGGAGATATTATTATCGATGGAGGAAACACCTTTTTTGAAGATACCATTCGTCGGAATAAAAAATTAAGCAATCAAGGTTTCCACTTTATTGGAACAGGTGTGTCAGGTGGAGAAGAAGGCGCATTAACCGGTCCCTCAATTATGCCAGGTGGACAAAAAGAAGCGTATGATCTTGTCGCACCGATTTTGAAAGATATTGCTGCAAAAGTGGACGGTCAACCTTGTACAACCTATATTGGACCTGACGGGGCGGGGCATTATGTCAAGATGGTACATAATGGAATTGAATATGGAGATATGCAATTAATCGCGGAGTCGTACTTCTTAATGAAAAATGTCTTGGGTTTATCCGCTCAAGAACTGCACGAAGTATTTTCAGAATGGAATAAAGGAGAGCTCGATTCGTATCTTATTGAAATAACTGCGGATATCTTCACAAAAATGGATGATGAAACAGGTCAACCCCTTGTGGATATGATACTGGACAAAGCAGGCCAAAAAGGGACAGGGAAATGGACAAGTCAGAGTGCCTTAGATTTAGGAGTTTCTCTGCCGATTATTACAGAATCTGTTTTCGCTCGATTTATCTCGGCCATCAAAGATGAGCGTGTGAAGGCTAGTAAAATTCTTTCAGGCCCAACCCCACAAGCTTATGAGGGAGATAAACAAGCATTAATTGAATCCGTAAGAAAAGCCCTATACATGAGCAAAATATGTTCCTATGCTCAAGGGTTTGCACAAATGAAAGCTGCGTCTGATGAATATGACTGGAACTTAAGCTACGGAGAAATTGCGATGATTTTTAGAGGTGGCTGTATTATCCGAGCGCAATTTTTACAAAAAATAAAAGAAGCGTACGATCGAGAAATCCAATTACCAAATTTACTTCTTGATCCCTACTTTAAAGAGGTCGCTGAAAGTTATCAATCCTCTTTAAGAGAAGTCATTACCGTTGCGGTGAAAAATGGTGTACCGGTTCCGTCCTTCTCAGCTGCTCTCTCTTATTTTGACAGTTATCGCAGTGAGACCTTACCAGCAAACTTAATTCAAGCACAACGCGATTATTTTGGTGCACACACGTACCAACGAGTCGACAAAGAAGGAATTTTCCATACCGAATGGATGGATGATTAA
- a CDS encoding DNA polymerase IV, producing MKQYYPKKGRVILHVDMNSFYASVEMTFDPTLKGKPLAIAGNPEERKGIIVTCSYEARKFGVKTTMPLWEAKKKCPQLIIMRPNFDRYRQASTGMFDLLRQYTELVEPVSIDEGYMDISDCYELGNPLQIAQSIQSRILEQLDLPCSIGLAPNKFLAKMASDMKKPMGITILRKRDIPQILWPLPVREMHGVGEKTAEKLKTISVGTIDDLAHAEELKLRALLGINGTRLKKRANGEDERRVDPDSIYDFKSIGNSMTLPKDIANQQELLRHLHLLAGKVALRLQNKELVAKSLSISIRFKNRNTITRSKKLAQYIFKKEDIFTSAKDLFLQNWNGDSIRLLGITTNDLIEKQAAFRQLDLFSYEEEAKDEPLYKTIEDLQAKFGKGIVQKGMKLPQKKAVSVEDGTSFNKDFLRENEKKRP from the coding sequence ATGAAGCAGTATTATCCTAAAAAAGGAAGAGTAATTCTTCACGTAGATATGAATAGTTTTTATGCATCTGTTGAAATGACATTCGATCCTACGTTAAAAGGCAAACCGCTGGCGATTGCTGGTAATCCTGAGGAAAGGAAAGGGATTATTGTCACCTGTAGCTATGAGGCAAGAAAGTTTGGCGTGAAAACGACTATGCCTTTATGGGAGGCCAAAAAAAAATGCCCACAACTGATAATAATGAGGCCTAATTTCGATCGTTATCGTCAAGCTTCAACGGGGATGTTTGATTTACTGCGACAATACACAGAGCTGGTTGAACCGGTTTCAATCGATGAAGGTTATATGGACATATCAGATTGTTATGAACTAGGGAATCCGCTTCAAATCGCGCAGTCTATTCAATCGAGAATTTTAGAACAGTTAGACTTACCTTGTAGTATTGGCCTTGCACCAAATAAATTTTTAGCGAAAATGGCCTCTGATATGAAAAAGCCAATGGGAATCACGATTTTAAGAAAGCGGGACATCCCTCAGATTCTTTGGCCACTTCCAGTTAGGGAGATGCATGGGGTCGGTGAAAAAACAGCTGAAAAGTTAAAAACCATCAGCGTAGGAACAATTGATGATTTGGCCCATGCAGAAGAGTTAAAGCTAAGAGCATTATTAGGAATTAACGGTACTCGCTTGAAAAAACGAGCAAACGGAGAAGATGAGAGGCGTGTGGATCCAGATTCCATCTATGATTTTAAAAGCATAGGAAATTCCATGACCTTGCCTAAAGATATTGCCAATCAACAGGAATTACTACGTCATCTTCATCTATTAGCTGGAAAAGTAGCTCTCCGCCTTCAGAATAAAGAATTGGTAGCTAAATCACTTTCCATTTCAATTCGGTTTAAAAATCGAAATACTATTACTCGAAGCAAAAAACTAGCACAGTATATCTTTAAAAAAGAAGACATTTTTACTAGTGCTAAAGACCTTTTTCTCCAAAATTGGAATGGGGATTCGATTCGCTTGCTCGGTATTACGACAAATGACCTTATTGAAAAACAAGCAGCCTTTCGCCAACTCGATTTATTTTCCTACGAAGAGGAAGCAAAAGATGAGCCGCTATACAAAACCATTGAGGACCTACAAGCGAAGTTCGGAAAAGGTATTGTGCAAAAGGGAATGAAGCTTCCGCAGAAAAAAGCAGTTTCTGTAGAAGACGGAACAAGTTTTAACAAAGATTTTCTGAGAGAGAATGAGAAGAAAAGGCCATAA
- a CDS encoding ABC transporter ATP-binding protein has translation MTIILKNISKTYLSGDVQVQALKKVDLQVQEQSISVILGPSGSGKSTLVNIIGGIDQSDSGEILVFEQSLHKMKEKELTKYRRDFVGFIFQSYNLIPTLTVKENVEIGAEVSLSPLDIDEVLGKVGMLHHVHKYPHQLSGGEQQRVAIARALVKNPKILLCDEPTGALDEDTGKKILCLLQEINQKYQTTIMIITHNPGLAEMANVIVKMKSGEVISIEENEQPIDAEKVKWV, from the coding sequence GTGACAATTATTCTAAAAAACATCTCAAAAACTTATTTATCGGGAGACGTTCAGGTTCAGGCCTTAAAAAAGGTTGATTTACAAGTACAGGAACAATCGATTTCGGTTATTCTTGGACCCTCTGGATCGGGGAAAAGTACGCTAGTTAATATTATTGGCGGAATTGATCAGAGTGATTCAGGAGAAATATTGGTTTTTGAACAATCACTACATAAAATGAAAGAAAAAGAACTAACAAAATATCGACGAGATTTTGTTGGGTTTATTTTTCAATCCTATAATTTAATTCCCACCTTAACGGTAAAAGAAAATGTAGAAATTGGAGCAGAGGTTAGTTTATCACCACTGGACATCGATGAAGTTTTAGGCAAAGTGGGGATGCTACATCATGTTCATAAATACCCTCACCAATTGAGTGGAGGAGAACAGCAACGTGTAGCGATTGCTCGTGCTCTTGTTAAAAACCCAAAGATATTATTATGTGATGAACCAACGGGGGCACTTGATGAGGACACCGGAAAAAAAATTTTATGTCTTCTTCAAGAAATCAATCAAAAATATCAAACGACGATTATGATTATCACTCACAATCCTGGTTTAGCGGAAATGGCGAATGTGATTGTAAAAATGAAAAGCGGCGAAGTAATCTCTATAGAAGAGAATGAACAACCGATTGACGCTGAGAAGGTGAAATGGGTATGA
- the zwf gene encoding glucose-6-phosphate dehydrogenase, translating to MNNTETPASLIMIFGATGDLAKRKLIPSLYHLYRKGKISEQFAVVGVARREWTHETFQSHVKDSVLTSIGDVDNLEEFVSHFYYQPNDVSNSDSYIELKKLSDELDSKYTLNGNRIFYLAMAPEFFGTITDHLKSEGLTDTAGYHRLVIEKPFGHDLPSAEKLNSQIRESFSEDEIYRIDHYLGKDMVQNIEVIRFSNALFEPLWNSRYISNIQITSSETLGVEERGGYYEKSGALRDMVQNHMLQMVSLLAMEPPISLTTEEIRSEKVRVFRSLRPVAGEEIEDYFVRGQYDSGSIQGNELPGYREGSNVDPQSNTETFVSGKIMIDNFRWAGVPFYIRTGKRMGSKATKIVVQFKDIPMNLYYNPEKPLAPNLLVIHIQPEEGITLHLNAKHSGENLKTKAVKLSYANKGIDGMNTPEAYEKLIYDCMRGDATNFTHWDEVRLSWSFVDKISDYWENTKEATFPNYASGSMGPKASDQLLEKDQFFWWPIDNLEVDNC from the coding sequence GTGAACAATACCGAAACGCCGGCTAGTCTGATTATGATTTTTGGTGCCACTGGAGACTTAGCCAAAAGAAAGCTCATTCCTTCCCTCTATCATTTATATCGAAAAGGAAAGATCTCTGAACAATTTGCAGTTGTCGGGGTTGCACGTCGTGAATGGACGCACGAAACCTTCCAATCTCATGTAAAAGATTCTGTTTTGACTTCCATCGGGGATGTGGACAATCTTGAAGAATTTGTTTCCCACTTTTATTACCAACCAAACGATGTTTCAAATTCAGATTCTTATATTGAATTAAAAAAGCTGTCAGATGAATTAGATTCCAAATATACTCTAAACGGAAACCGCATTTTTTACTTAGCGATGGCACCAGAATTTTTCGGCACAATTACAGATCACTTAAAATCTGAAGGATTAACAGATACAGCGGGATATCACCGATTGGTCATTGAAAAGCCTTTTGGTCACGACCTTCCTTCTGCCGAAAAATTAAACTCTCAAATTCGAGAATCGTTTTCAGAGGATGAAATTTATCGGATTGACCATTACTTAGGAAAAGACATGGTTCAGAATATCGAAGTGATTCGTTTTTCTAACGCATTATTTGAACCGCTTTGGAATAGCCGATACATATCCAATATCCAAATCACTTCGAGTGAAACACTCGGTGTCGAAGAACGAGGTGGCTACTACGAAAAAAGTGGTGCTCTTCGTGATATGGTACAAAACCATATGCTCCAAATGGTTTCACTTCTTGCGATGGAGCCACCTATTTCCTTAACGACAGAAGAAATTCGAAGCGAAAAAGTAAGAGTGTTCCGCTCGCTACGTCCTGTCGCAGGTGAAGAAATCGAAGACTATTTCGTACGAGGTCAATACGACTCAGGAAGCATACAAGGAAATGAATTACCTGGCTACCGTGAAGGAAGCAACGTCGACCCTCAATCCAATACAGAGACGTTTGTTTCAGGGAAAATCATGATCGACAATTTCCGTTGGGCAGGCGTTCCGTTTTATATTCGAACGGGTAAGAGAATGGGCTCAAAAGCAACCAAGATCGTCGTTCAGTTTAAAGATATACCAATGAACTTGTACTATAATCCTGAAAAACCACTTGCACCCAATTTATTGGTCATTCATATTCAACCTGAAGAAGGAATTACGCTTCACTTAAATGCCAAACATTCTGGCGAAAACTTAAAAACGAAAGCCGTAAAATTAAGTTACGCCAATAAGGGTATCGATGGTATGAATACGCCAGAAGCTTATGAAAAACTCATTTACGACTGTATGCGTGGAGATGCGACGAACTTTACACACTGGGATGAAGTCAGGCTATCCTGGAGTTTTGTCGATAAGATTTCAGACTACTGGGAAAACACAAAAGAAGCTACATTCCCAAACTACGCCTCAGGATCAATGGGACCTAAAGCATCCGATCAATTATTAGAAAAAGATCAATTTTTCTGGTGGCCAATAGATAATCTTGAGGTTGATAACTGCTAA
- a CDS encoding cyclase family protein, with amino-acid sequence MKIHDITAPIYSGMPVYKNKPEKQPEITTSTSAHVTESRITLDVHTGTHVDAPLHMINDGDTIETIELQQLVRNVKVLDITKTEGKISKQDISSYAIEKDDFILLKTKNSYDEAFNFNFIYLAEDAAHFLVDKGIAGVGIDSLGIERAQEGHPTHRALMGNNIIIIEGLQLKDIEEGEYFMVAAPLKIKGTDASPARILLMDKQ; translated from the coding sequence ATGAAGATTCATGATATTACAGCACCGATTTATTCTGGCATGCCGGTGTATAAAAACAAACCTGAAAAACAACCTGAAATTACCACCTCTACCAGCGCCCATGTGACAGAGTCCCGCATTACACTTGATGTGCACACAGGAACCCATGTAGATGCCCCTCTTCATATGATTAATGATGGTGACACGATTGAAACGATTGAATTACAGCAATTAGTACGAAACGTAAAAGTACTGGATATCACAAAAACAGAAGGAAAAATCTCTAAACAAGATATCTCCTCCTATGCAATTGAAAAAGATGATTTCATTTTACTAAAAACCAAAAATTCTTATGATGAAGCCTTTAACTTTAATTTCATCTACCTAGCAGAGGATGCGGCTCATTTCTTAGTAGATAAAGGAATTGCAGGTGTTGGCATTGATTCTCTAGGAATTGAACGTGCTCAAGAAGGACATCCTACTCACCGAGCCTTGATGGGAAATAATATTATTATTATTGAAGGATTGCAATTAAAGGACATTGAGGAAGGCGAATATTTTATGGTTGCAGCTCCCTTAAAGATCAAAGGAACAGACGCATCTCCAGCTCGTATCTTGTTGATGGATAAACAGTAA